The DNA window TACAATCAGAATCATAATAAGAACTATGATGAACGCCAAAGTTACACAGGCAGCCAAAATCACAAACAGCTGATGCTCCTGGACGAAAGAAAGTGGACAGTCAGCTCCTGAAAAGCTGTTTTCAATATCCTGCGGTAGCAAGCTGACACACAACCGACTTCGTAACAGCAAAATGCCGCTAACGATTTGCAGTTGTTGAGGGACGTTGCTAGTAAACGGCACACTGGTGAATCCCAAAGAAACTGATCACGCGCTTTGTCCTTTTCATCGTTGTTGTTTGGAATTTGTAAGAAAAGGTGTTTTGATGTCTAATGCTAGCCAACTCTGGTTCTATTTAAAGTGAAACGGACTTATTAGTGTGACCTAGTGTTTTCCATCAGCAGGGGAAAAATGTACACGGGTGCTTCAGCCAACGAAATTGCAGCAAATATGCGGTTCAGTTTCAACTATTACATATGTTGAAGGCTTtgcaatgcaaaaaaaacgcaactttttcgttgttcagtttgtatttatttctaaactTACAGATTTTTAGTTTATTCAGTTCCCCTGTTTCTACTTCCGCCGTTTTATTATTAAGCAATTTTAGAATGCGCGAGCACAGAATAACGTCCATATCTTGATGATGTTTCTAAAGCGATGTATTTTTATTATGCCTGTGAATCCACAAGCTGGTACATCTGGAGGACGTTTTCGGCCGTTCCATACCACattctgttcttcttctgGAGTATAGAAGGGGACCAGTGTCTAAAATCGtagatggatggatggaaATGACGAAATCAGAGTACtggaaaaaagatttattgAGTCGAAGTAACTCACGGCGGTGTGTCCTTCAGAATCCATTCTAATCAACGTCAGCCTCTGTACTCGATTATCAGTCCCCACTCCGTATAAAACAAAACTAGGAATTCTTGCGCCATCAGAAGCGATGGTAACGTTGTCAATTGCCCCTGAAGCAGTTACTTCACACCACAAATGGAAAGTACTGCAAAATTCTGACCTTCATAAACACCAGTACTCCCATCGAAGATCCACTTGCCATCTCtaatgtttttgttctcctcAAGTGTTTGGTTCAGAACATTCGCATAGATAAGTACAGCGTCGTGCAGTTGGGGTGCATATTGTGCCATCTTTGTTTTAAAAACTGCTGATTAATACagtaaaaaacaaacatatcaTGGCGTCGTAAAGAAGAGGGATAGGCTGAATATGCTCGCCAGTTGAAGCCATCCTTCGGCTGGCATGGCAAAGCAGATCTTCTTGAAACAGCGCAATCATAGTGTGGCGACCGCACGCACAAAAATTTTGACGTCTGTATCTGTGTGCTAATCTGGCGAGCGGCAATCTGGTTTCACTGTGCCTCACGAGTCGCAACAAGATCACCGTTCCTCGGGCAAAGCTTGCTTTAAAACCTACTTCATctggaactttttttgaatcagACTGTGCAAAACAGTGAGCTTTTCTATCACAGTTCAAAGGTTTTGCTATTTAAGGTTTTCTAGACAGAATGGTGAAAATGGGAACTTCTTCAATGATTTTCTACTTTGCTCACGTTCCATCCTTTCGAAGCGGTACATCCCATACAGTTAATCGGTGGCTCCGTCATTTTTTGAGAAACGTTCGCGGAGAACTCACTTATTGCAGACGACTCGTCATAGTCCTCATTAAGCTAAAAAGGTAAATTCCTAGCATAGTTGTATTTGTAAACTGtattcaaagaaagaagaaccttataatcaatattttcaatgagATTCTATAACAGTCGGAAGCAGAATGGCAGTAAGAGTGGTAATCTCCAAAACTGTGAATTTAAGCTGATATGCTGAGGGATTCTTTTGTAGTGCTTTGATTCGTTCactgttaagaaaaaatcctggGAAAATGTGGATTGGAATTATAAGCTTCAAATGTCATATTTGTGAACACGGATATCTTGGGTGTTTCCCCTAAGGAACTGACTCCATATAGTTGGTTCTTTTGTACTTAATTTACATAGGCTTCTTAGACTTCATCAAGCAAGTCTTCTCATGTATATGCTTCTGTCAAAGGCGGAAAGAAGACCTCTTCGACAGGTTATGTTCACAAAACCGCAGAGGTCGTTTTACTATGTTGAAAGTGTGGGTGATAATCTGCATGTTTTCCCTACTACTTgtaactttttgaaattatagcCTGCCTCTTTCCTCTACAGTCCATTTTTCTTGCCAATACCGTTTCAGAAACATTGTTGACAGCAACTGGTCCGTGCAAATGACTGTATGCACAAAATATGCGTGTATACAGGGTGTACATGCATACAgctgtgtgcatgtgtgtaaCGTGTGTGTATCATATACAGATTTACTCACGCTGCGTGCGCTCCCATCGCTGAGCATGAACGTTCTCTTGAATGCTTCAAGAGCATCATTGTTTCGTCCGTCAGGTGTCTCACTTAGATCTTCCCAAACATATAGGGTGCGGTTTCCGGAGCCACCAATTCCTCAATGGTTATCTTCTACAAAGAAATTAGACTTGGAAGAATCATTGATGAGCGAACAACATTTTTGGGTAGAGTTTCGGCAAAAAATTTGCCTGCGGCATTTCTACTGTAGAGACTGAAAAGTCAAAATGGAGGAAAAACCATGCCAACacgaaaaaaacttcgaaaaaaactcactaaaTCCTGAATCGAGCAGATCAGCAAAAATGTAAACATACTCGTCGTTGAGCAAGTTCTGATCTTTAGCAGTGAGCATGAATAATCGCTTGTTTTTAGGACTGTTTAGACACACAATGATTACTGAAACGAAGTAGGTCACGcaatacattaaaaaagtaCATAACTTAGACTTCTCAACCACGCAATTGAGAACTTGCAGTTGATACCAACTTCTCGCTCGGGTGCTCGTCTCCTTCAGTGCAGCGGCAATTGCTGCAGTAGTGACGTTTCTCAATACGGCTGTGAATGAAATGGTGGTAGGAGGATTTTGGAAAACTGCCTTCTAGAATCACCGTGATCTCATCAAAGACGTTCAACGGGAGTAGAAACATCAGATTTCGACGTGCCTGGATGTCGTTCACAAAGATGGGACATTTCTGATTGTCTTCATCATCGGAGTAGATGAACGCGAATTGATTCCATTCAAAGTGTTCCATGATAGATAGTAAGGCGAGGCTTAGACTGAAATTAACAGCGGAATCTAAGATGGTGGATCTTCTCGTATAGAGTGGTGTTTTAAAACAAGCGAGTAGGTTATTTAACGCGACAAGCCCAAGGAAGACAAGTAAGCTATGAGAGATTGAAAATTGCTTCcataaaaacaaactttttttagcCACTCTCGACGGCTTGCTTTCGTGCGAatggcgagaaaaaaagaagatttagtCAGGAAAAATTATGTCTAGTTCAGAACTGTTTCTGCTGTACACATAGCTTTGAGGATTTTGAGCCCGTCTATGAGCTTGAAGCGCTTGTCGAGTCTTGTCGAGTCTTACGTGAAATAGTTTGGCGTCATAATGATAACCGTTGGGAAGCGAGGAACAACAGCGAGTTCGTTAGCCGTTGTAAATCCCCAAATATAATTCGGAAGATTGTAATAAGCTGCAATCACTCCAACAGCTATCGCtgctaaaataaaattaaagaaaagatcTTCATATTATGAACAAGTTTGTGGTCAATCTAATGCTTTCTGCTCACTCACGAACGTTGCACGTTGGTCCAATGATTACATCAACTTCGAAGTCACGAATAAGCTCAACAGCATAACCCACGGCTTCCTCTTCGATGCAGTTATCGTAGCGAATAGTCACActaaattttttcagaaaaaaaactccggttttttgtggaattagaATTTGATCAACTTGAAATCGAAGTTGTCCAGAAGATGGCGTTTGCGAATCTGATCAATGGCGAGATAGAGAGCGCCGATGCTTCCGGTGTACCCAACAAACGGCGTGTACCTACAACCAACAAATCTTTGAGTTCATCTAGTTGATCAAAGTTCGTGAAAACATTCTACCGTACCTCAGATGGAAGCAACAATTTCATGAGAACTCACGTGGAATTTTCATTTACAAATAAGCCACCAATCctgattgtttttctttcccacgtcgtttctTGTGCTCTGACATGCTAAAAATCTgctaaacaaaatcaaaaatcggATTCTGAATGAACAAATTGTGACGTCATTGCCACTGTTCtcgtaaaataaataacgcTACAAATAAGTACGTTGAGAGGGGGAATAAACAGGATCATGTTTGGCTTCTTCGCCGAGCTGAGAGAGTCTAGCAAGAGGCCAAACTATGAAGTTCAATCCTTATGGGATATCGCCTTCgcgtttgacttcaattcaggattgTTTGAGGTATAGGAACGAGTGTTAAGCAACACGATCACCTACGGGACGAGCCGATGTCCAGAGTCAGTGTTGTTATACTCCCAGAGtttggtactaatttattaGGGATTAATAAAGGCCTTGGTTGGCACGGCACAGCGGTTTTAAACCGTCGATCGTGCAGTGACAGTCAAACCTCATGCCGACTGCTTTACATCCGCCTAACTTAGGCCTCAGCAAGGTAAGCTCCTTTGCCTAAGCCTGTCTTTCTAGTTTAGAGGTAGTAAGAGGTTGAGATCAATTTATTAAAATGTGGAAGAACTTTTCTAAACTGCTTGCCTACCGTTACTAATACGTTTAGCAAATAGTATTTAACATTCAGCAAGTATTTTGTAATATTTGGCAAAtagttttgtatttatttaatatgtATTGATATGTATGGAAATCTTACCATAAAGGTAGACAGCAAAACCACATATATTGGCAGCATCGCAATATGAAAACGCGTAATGATTCGGTCACATATTAGTATTCTTTGTTAGACAACCAAAACTACTTTATTGCCTGTGCGGGTTTCTCAAAAACCAATTGTTTGCGAGAAAGAAGCCGCACATATTTGCTGTATAGGGGTTGTGTAAGCGTTGGAGAAAGACATGAAGACATGAAAAGCGTGGGGATGTGGAGCTTATTGAGATTTTTGGTTTCTGTCTTCTCGAAGATCTATATATCACAGCAAGGAGTTTACCAGTTTACAAGCCAGATGTATCAGGACCAGCTATGATGATCCATGTATAGGATGATTCAACTCTCAAACCCCTGCAAATGACGAGTAGTTTTGTTAGGGTTTTACGAAATTCAACATCGTCCAATTTACCGACTCTCGAAATTCAGTGTTTTAACTATGTGAAAACTCGTATAACCCCATAACGCGGAATGtgcagataaaaaataaagaaaactgcAGTTCCTTAGTGGACGTACGTTGCACATCTACAGTGTTgatatgctttaaaaaaatgagattcgCTAGCATTTTCTGCAAGGGTATCCGTTGACTTCTGCACATGATTGCTTACATATTTTGttggatatttatttatttatttatttattaacaaaTATGCTCAAGCTGCTAAACAACAAAGgacaaaacaaataagaaacaaagaacaaaatagCAAGTAACGTGCAAATATTTTGGACAGAAATTTAACAAATAACCAAAAGGCGATCACTGCATTCGTTGAAGCTCACATTTTTGAGTGAACACTAAGCTAAGTGATTTCTTGAGCAAGGTCACGCCACTGGAAGAGCAACGCCGGGCGAGATCTGTAATCTAAAAGCTTTAATCTAAATACAAGCCTCAGGCGAATCTCTAAAGGGAGCTCACGGAAAGAACCACAAGTGATAGCCAATGGGACAGGAAGTATTCTAGGGTAGCCAATGTGGCACGAAGTATTAAAGGGTGAAACAGTAGgctaaaatcagaaaaaaaaaacgagacacCGACATTCTGTTACCtaaaatataatttgaaataatatcAGAAATGAGTGGAGCaacgtatacgagtctgacaGTTACCTGCACGTGATGTACTATTCACACTAAACGCAATTATGCATTTGAGTATACGCCTCGCGACAAACCTCCTTTTCGTAACGTTGAACTGCCGGTCCCTGTCAACTGAACTCCAGCAAGCTGCTCTGTCAAGAGAACCGCAGCTTGCGTAGCAAAGGACACCTCCTCTGACGCTAGAATATTAACGAAAGCCGAAGATGTTAGGCCGTAACATTCGCCCGTCGATGAAGGCGAGTAAGTATACTGATAAGACGTGAGATGAAAAATGCAAGAGAAAGACAAGTCGTATCATTTGTAGTCAGTGAACCGTCAATATgaagaaagaattcaaaagtTAGCGTTAAAACAGGTGAGGGACATTAAGGAAATACCACAAACTCACGTCTTCTTCCATTGGCACTATATATCTTCCATTgtatacttacttacttagaacTGTATAGAAGTATGGAATCAATTACAAAACAGATTTGAGGATATTCTTCATCAAATGCTGCAATACAGCAGGTCCATTGAGAAGTAACACGAAAAAAGACAGTGTAGATTTGTACTATGGAAAAGATTGATCACGTTATGTTCACAGACTTGATACACGAAGGTGTATTGTACATGAGTTGTCTTAAAACTTAATGAGGTAGCCTTGTAATGTCGGTATCTGATCTAGAGATAAGACCATAATCATGCTGAAGCTTATGTTAAGAGCACATCTAGAACGTGGGAACCAGTTGCCCAAATTAGGTtcaaacaagaagaaatggagCTGAAAGCGGACAAGAAGACCGAGCCTAGTCAAATAAGCCTAGTCTGCAACAAAAAGGGGCAAGTGTATACCAACTTTGTAACAAATATTAAGCCTACAAACATATTTTAATTCTACTATAGAAGGTACAAAAATGACTGACCCCACCTTCAATATTATTTGAActtcagaaaatcaaacaattcTCTCCGGTATTTGCTTCTTTATTTCACTCTCCTCCACGTTCTGTTCATCATCTTTCGCTTGCGTCTTCCGTACCATAAATATTGTATACtatactaatttttatttccacttaATTCCTCGCTTTTGGATGTCCAACATTACTTGATGTAGTATTACGGCACAAAACTCAAAACATCAAACTCCGAGATAGAGAGAGAAGTTACTAACTACCCCTCAAGTCCCAGATCATAGCACGCAGAACAGTTCATGGGATAACCGCCGAAAGTCATAACTGACAGAAACACGAACGAACTAGCCCCATGGCAATCTCTGCGCGGATTAAGTCTGGGGGAAGATTGGGAGCGTGAGGCCCCTATAAAAAACCTATGATTAATAGTTCCGGTATGTGGTGGTCTCTTACCAGATTAAGCAAATGAGCTAAGCACTAGCTGATGTGTTGTTTTCTGAGTCTACCTTTCGTTTGACTGTTTTCTGTAAGATGATAAGACGCTTTAGATTAAGTCACTGATGTCTTTGACTTTGTCTTTCCGGCTCTTACAAAGGCGATAACGCTGAACCGTTAGTTGTTACTGAAGAAAGCTCAATACCAATcatggctacagctcaagcaaatcaatagaaaGTTACGTATTATAACATAATCTCTAGACTTTATTgattgaaccacatcttcacCAGGTCTCATCTAGTACAACGTTGTTTACCGTCTGGACCCAACGTTAGGTCAAAACACACACAAAATACAGAAGAATGACATTACGAATTGACGGAAATAAAAACTCACTGGACGTCAGTCCAGCGCATTATTCACTAGACTCTCATAACTATTAATATTTTCCTCGTTCTTTATTGCAAGCTTAACTAGGCCATATCGTCTGGTCGTCGTCTACAGACACTATACATCTATTTATATATACATTCTATACATCTATTTCATTGTATCATTTTTGATCTTCGTCCCTGGATTCCATAATCTGCATGTCTTCTCGTCCACACAACCAATGCGTCGTCATCACTCCTTTGCCCTGTTTTATATACACAATATTTTGACATTTTAGAAGGAAGAACTCTCGAAAATAGAAGGAATAAATTTTAGCCACTGATAGCAGAAGCTTATTTCCAGAGAATTGCTAGAGTTACGGCATGTAATGATTGGGAGAGAAAAACGTTACAGAAGATCTCACTTTTATCAGCACTTCTCCTCGACATAAAGTTTGATATCCGTTGAATGTTTTCATGAGAAACTCCTTCGCATCATCCGACATGTGTACGCGACCCGCTAAATGAACACTTATTTGTATAGATATTAGATATAGATAAAGAGATATCaaataaggaaatatttataaaatacCGAAGCTTTATAAAAGGATTTAGATTCGATCCGACATACTTGTACTGGTACGGCATCAAGTGTGTTGTGAGACCGAACTACAGTTGCTTACTAATTACTACGTAGTTGAATTCCTCGctcaaattaaaaagaaacgaaacaaaattcTCCACAAGCAGATCGGGACGCTTTTTTACCTTCATGCTCTATGTACATAAGTATCATTGCACCGTTGATTTCAATTACTTACGGGGATACTGAGTAAAACAAATCCATAAAAGTACATTGAAGCTCCAGTGTATCAAAAACTATGACTCTTCGATTCATTTCCTCACTGATAGGTCATAAAAATCTCACGTTTTCCATTGCTCTCCATCCGACTTGCTGTGTTTACCGTATCACCAAAAAGACAGTATCTAGGCATTGCTAGACCAACAACACCTGCCACAACGGGACCTAAAAATAGGCTTGTGATAGAGGAAGCGGAGAGGTTATTAATGAAGTCAACATATCTAAAGGATGAGGGTAAGGGTAGAAGTGTAGTCCATGGATATAGTCGTGGTCACGCTAAATCCCCTCTAACACTTTAGGAAAGGAAGAATGGAATAGCCTCGGTTGCAACAGCGCCTcaaacgatgcaacttattacgagtAGTAGAAAGATGGTGATCCACCTTGCGCATGTCATTCTGTAGGTGGCGCTGCTTCTGCTGCTTGTTTCAGTTAAATTAGTTTGACGACAGACGGCTTCAGAGTTGTCCCCGTCCAATCGCGGagtaagttgcatcgtttgGGCAGGGATGCAACCAAGCTTGTTTCTCATGCTTTTTTCCAGGGTCACTAGGCGGAAACGccgctgcaaatcctacctcacgcctcaaagcggcgcagcggtggccctggccgtcgggcagctatggtggcgagacttcgtctcggcaggttcaaccatgccacaaaggtgtccggctagtagcccggtccttgggccaaggctacaggctagctaagtgaggaggtagtacgacgattccggtgccaggctgctagcttgctagtgcgacaagccgaccgaggacaacacccccgtcgcgtcatactgctaatgtctactatgtgttcttcagaagctggGGCGTatcccagaagcgacgcgcattgtcctcgcccgggcaatgtggcaaatatgcgagggctaccagctagaggacgaagccggccaaagaagttagtccgccatcgccagcaacatccagtgcgcttggcaacacttaacgttgtgacgcttactggaagaagtcgtgaactggcagacagtctcagaaaacgccgtgttgacatatgttgtgtacaggagactcgctggaaaggctccaaggcaagggaattaggcgatggctacaagctgatctaccacggcacatcaaattgcaacggcgttggtatcatattgaacgagccgtttagaaatagcgtcacagcggtggatcgactatcggatcgcttgatggctgtaaaagtagatacaggagaagtggaattgcgagtcgtctctgcttatgcgccacagatgggctgtagtgaagaagagaaggcgtgcttttgggaagatctggaacAGTACGTCCAATTCCTGGgaagcgaagaagtacttttaatcggaggaggcttcaacggacatgtcggttcccggaaagacggattcgagagttgtcatggtggatacggctatggagctcgtaacgacgacgtgttgcgaatcctggagtatgctgttgcaagtgacttgatcattgctaacacgcagtatcggaaaagaaaatcgcatttgatcacgtacaccagcggcggtcgtgaaacacaaatagatttgtggatgttacgccgacgagatcgccgacttctgcaggattcaaaagtcatccctacagaccatgtcgctgcccaacaccatctgctcgttatggacttgaaaatctcccgtccaaggaagagacatccaaggactgaaacacagcgcatcatatggtggaatctgaaggatcgaaaggaggtatttttcgcgtccgtggctccatctgcacttccccaccctactcgtagtgtggcggaaatgtggttgtctacttccagcgttttacgcttgaccgcggaaaacactctgggaaagacgactctaggtaagccaaaggtacaaaaggctacgtggttttggaacgaggaagttcaggcggcaattcgtgagaagaagtccaagtataagctctggtggaggacgcgtcagcctgaagatcggggtgcttacctagcggcgaagagggaggctaagaaggcagtctccaaggcgaagtcggaccgctacaaggctgtgtacgacatgcttgataccagagaaagcgagcgggcagtgtatcgtttagtcagagcacgtcatcgctcaacgttggatatggagcacaacaagatcgttaagggagctgatggagacGTTCTGTGCCgttctggtcagatcctggagaggtggcgagagtactacaatcacttgtgtaacgaagagttctgtcatcctcccatcccaactgttcccagcgtcgagggtcctgttctaccaattactgccgtcgaagtcagtgctgccctcgcaaaaatgaagtcgaacaaggcaaccggtcctgatgacatacctgttgatatctggaagctgctaggagatcgagggtccatgtggctcgcaactctatttaacaagatcgttgcagaaggacggactctagacgtttggcaaacttccgtgaccgtgcctgtctggaaagagaaaggagacattgctgactgcacctcgtacaggcctatacgactgctctgccatacgatgaaggtttttgagcgtgtcctggaagctcgtctgaggaaaattgttagcgtttcactcaaccactgcggttttgtgaaggactgcagcactatggatgctatccatgctgtccgtatccttctggagaaacatcgagagaagaaccgcagtgtgcatcttgcttttctcgatctcgagaaagctttcgaccgtgttccacatgagctgttatggatgtccatgaggtcgcatagagtaccagaagaatatgtgcggtggacaaagctgctttatgcgaagcccaccagcgttgtacgatgtgctgttggaacatgcaggccattccctgtacgagtaggggttcatcagggttcatccctctcacctctgctgttcatactgtgcatggacacgataacgaaggaaatccagaagcagcatccgtggactctactctttgccgacgatgtcatgctcgcgtcggagtctcgagatgatcttcagaaacaagtgcagtcttggaaggatcagctgcagcaatatgtattgcgcctcaacacatcaaaaactgagtacatggagtgcggaccaaggatagaggatggttcaattcgtgttgatggcaccgaattgaacaaggtgaactgcttcaagtaccttggatccaaagtgacttccacaggcgacattgatcaagaaggtcgagcacgtgttaatgctgcatggatgaaatggaaaatggcaacaggggtactgtgcgacaagaaagtccctgttcgactgaagtcgaagatctacaggacgggtgtgcgtcctgttgccctttacggatgcgagtgctggccgacaacgaaagccttggaaagagtgctgcacgctatggagatgcggatgttgaggtggacgataggtgtaacgctaaaagagaaagtatccaacgacactgtgcgctccatcttcggtgtcgtcccgataactgagaagatgaaggaggcgcgactgagatggtttggtcacgtcttgcggcgggaggaagattctgttgccaaaaccgctctgaagctcgacgtttcaggagt is part of the Necator americanus strain Aroian chromosome V, whole genome shotgun sequence genome and encodes:
- a CDS encoding hypothetical protein (NECATOR_CHRV.G19853.T2), whose product is MPRYCLFGDTVNTASRMESNGKPGRVHMSDDAKEFLMKTFNGYQTLCRGEVLIKHVRAQETTWERKTIRIGGLFVNENSTYTPFVGYTGSIGALYLAIDQIRKRHLLDNFDFNVTIRYDNCIEEEAVGYAVELIRDFEVDVIIGPTCNVPAIAVGVIAAYYNLPNYIWGFTTANELAVVPRFPTKAVFQNPPTTISFTAVLRNVTTAAIAAALKETSTRARIIIVCLNSPKNKRLFMLTAKDQNLLNDEYVYIFADLLDSGFRIGGSGNRTLYVWEDLSETPDGRNNDALEAFKRTFMLSDGSARSLNEDYDESSAISEFSANVSQKMTEPPINCMGCTASKGWNMAQYAPQLHDAVLIYANVLNQTLEENKNIRDGKWIFDGSTGVYEGAIDNVTIASDGARIPSFVLYGVGTDNRVQRLTLIRMDSEGHTATLVPFYTPEEEQNVEHQLFVILAACVTLAFIIVLIMILIVVTIRVKQKEREKLDALWRIPHYELTRTTQKSTTQSFLSASSVNHSKIFEAKKETDKICYFYHGVDTLTAYKHLVLIRFGEATKAEFRSMRQIEHDNLNRFVGISVDAGLVYSLWRFCSRGTLQYCVVDDRWQVKVSYYGMSCIKETEKRTPEEMLWTPPEILRGDTDNMPNTEGDVYSFAIIASELLTKRPAWDLDNRNESPEGSCLSMSNSQHVKRLFGRLLIVFFAFL
- a CDS encoding hypothetical protein (NECATOR_CHRV.G19855.T1), which gives rise to MCSSEAGAYPRSDAHCPRPGNVANMRGLPARGRSRPKKLVRHRQQHPVRLATLNVVTLTGRSRELADSLRKRRVDICCVQETRWKGSKARELGDGYKLIYHGTSNCNGVGIILNEPFRNSVTAVDRLSDRLMAVKVDTGEVELRVVSAYAPQMGCSEEEKACFWEDLEQYVQFLGSEEVLLIGGGFNGHVGSRKDGFESCHGGYGYGARNDDVLRILEYAVASDLIIANTQYRKRKSHLITYTSGGRETQIDLWMLRRRDRRLLQDSKVIPTDHVAAQHHLLVMDLKISRPRKRHPRTETQRIIWWNLKDRKEVFFASVAPSALPHPTRSVAEMWLSTSSVLRLTAENTLGKTTLGKPKVQKATWFWNEEVQAAIREKKSKYKLWWRTRQPEDRGAYLAAKREAKKAVSKAKSDRYKAVYDMLDTRESERAVYRLVRARHRSTLDMEHNKIVKGADGDVLCRSGQILERWREYYNHLCNEEFCHPPIPTVPSVEGPVLPITAVEVSAALAKMKSNKATGPDDIPVDIWKLLGDRGSMWLATLFNKIVAEGRTLDVWQTSVTVPVWKEKGDIADCTSYRPIRLLCHTMKVFERVLEARLRKIVSVSLNHCGFVKDCSTMDAIHAVRILLEKHREKNRSVHLAFLDLEKAFDRVPHELLWMSMRSHRVPEEYVRWTKLLYAKPTSVVRCAVGTCRPFPVRVGVHQGSSLSPLLFILCMDTITKEIQKQHPWTLLFADDVMLASESRDDLQKQVQSWKDQLQQYVLRLNTSKTEYMECGPRIEDGSIRVDGTELNKVNCFKYLGSKVTSTGDIDQEGRARVNAAWMKWKMATGVLCDKKVPVRLKSKIYRTGVRPVALYGCECWPTTKALERVLHAMEMRMLRWTIGVTLKEKVSNDTVRSIFGVVPITEKMKEARLRWFGHVLRREEDSVAKTALKLDVSGVRPRGRPKIRWLDRVKLDMIDARLCTADAMDRTKWKTRSRKADPATTRDKR